In a genomic window of Occallatibacter riparius:
- a CDS encoding FG-GAP-like repeat-containing protein, with product MKSQLNLLRPRVSRRAVLKGLSLASFALKAAPILGFELGEGVERAGELSLADVHLSPHYPSQSPLTDIFRLVPPGSDDYPLEKAAVEIEALLDRWGTTLKNSPQSTAALSDLLEPELDATDIEKGIQRPIRTGFGIDAVASSFSSTSKRPREQFIAGIAEWLKPASSLQTAEFEIFSIEPVSQSSSALRIEVRYDIVSTLPDNKREERVGTWNMEWARDEQQQWRARLWHFGEEKRSFSKGPAFTDVTANAFAGVDSYHAQLMHGADYWRTVIDGAVGIDVYGNNGVAAGDFDGDGFDDLYICQPAGLPNRLYKNHGDGTFEDVTEKAGVGVLDRTACALFADFQNRGRQDLLVVCGSGPLLFLNNGNSTFTLKRDAFKFARPPQGAFTHAAIADYDNDGRLDVYFCLYMYYLGLEQYNYPVPYYDARNGPPNYLFRNQGDGTFIEATEPAGLNVSNNRYSFACAWGDSNGNGHPDLFIANDFGSSQLYRNNGDGTFKDVSQEAHVESVGAGMGCCWADYDNDGRQDVYVPSMWEAAGQRVSQQRQFHPDAPANIRELYQRHARGNALYRNRGDGTFLNVGQSAAVEMGRWSWSSDFWDWDHDGYSDLYVSNGYLTCPQADELAGFFWRQIVAKSPEDTTPLLTYERGWNAINELVRADHTWHGLARNVAFVNNRDGTFTEASGTLQLDFRDDARAFALSDLDHDGRLEVIVKNRTAPQVRVLRNDLNPIGSSISFCLTGTRSNRDAIGASISITAAGTTQTRYLQAGAGFLSQHTKELFIGLGAQQGMIQAMVRWPSGLTQTFSELPVGHRIHIEEGNSTFRAVAHAAPRTGQKANASASAREPLPLQSETWLIQPLRAPAFQLPDIDGANHALDSWSGRPLLLTFWSTEAAQSLRQLSALKAAAPLLERSHLKVVAISLDEPARVPEARKEATQFRSFATVLFATQDVSGIYNILYRHLFDRRRDLPIPASFLIDSKGMIVKIYQGFAEAPRIADDTNAIPTDSQARMRAALPFSGMLIQDAFERNDFTYGVALYQHGFLDQADESFRQVVAAKPDNANAYYNLGTLNLRRNRLAEAKGYLQKTVELRPAFAEAWNNLGMIAAQQGDADEAIRDFQQSIAIRPAYFTAHLNLGNLYRRQRAFDKADASLSRALAIRPDDPEIHYSLGMLFAQQDDFQRAEQYLEHAVALRPDYPEALNNLGVLYVRRQDYARAEDKFLAGIKAAPTFDQSYLNLARLYANRNDKQKARDVLQQLLQLRPDDDNARRALEVLQ from the coding sequence ATGAAGTCCCAGTTGAACTTACTTAGACCACGCGTCTCCAGGAGAGCGGTTCTCAAGGGACTCTCACTCGCCTCTTTCGCGCTTAAAGCGGCGCCTATCTTGGGCTTCGAACTCGGTGAAGGCGTCGAACGTGCCGGCGAGTTATCACTGGCCGATGTTCATCTTTCTCCTCACTATCCCTCGCAGTCGCCGTTGACTGACATCTTTCGCCTGGTGCCCCCAGGATCCGATGACTATCCGCTCGAAAAAGCCGCGGTCGAGATCGAAGCTCTCCTCGACCGCTGGGGGACGACGCTGAAAAATTCCCCACAAAGCACAGCTGCCCTTTCCGATCTTCTCGAGCCCGAACTCGACGCGACCGACATTGAGAAAGGCATTCAGCGCCCGATCCGAACCGGCTTTGGCATCGACGCAGTCGCGAGCAGCTTTTCCTCCACCTCGAAACGGCCGCGCGAGCAGTTCATCGCCGGCATCGCTGAGTGGCTGAAACCGGCGTCCTCCCTTCAAACAGCTGAATTCGAAATTTTCAGCATCGAGCCGGTCTCGCAATCCTCCTCCGCGCTGCGCATTGAAGTTCGATATGACATCGTCTCAACTCTGCCTGACAACAAGCGCGAGGAGCGCGTAGGCACGTGGAACATGGAATGGGCGCGCGACGAACAGCAACAATGGCGCGCGCGGCTCTGGCACTTTGGCGAGGAAAAGCGCTCATTCTCTAAGGGGCCCGCTTTTACTGACGTCACTGCCAACGCATTCGCTGGGGTCGATTCCTATCACGCGCAGTTAATGCACGGTGCCGACTATTGGCGCACAGTGATCGATGGCGCTGTAGGCATCGACGTCTACGGTAACAATGGCGTGGCTGCTGGCGATTTCGATGGAGACGGTTTTGATGATCTCTACATCTGCCAGCCCGCCGGCCTGCCCAATCGCCTCTATAAAAACCATGGAGACGGCACCTTTGAAGATGTGACGGAGAAGGCCGGCGTTGGCGTTCTAGACCGCACCGCCTGTGCTCTTTTCGCCGACTTCCAGAACCGCGGTCGCCAGGATCTGCTTGTCGTCTGCGGCAGCGGACCGCTCCTGTTTCTCAACAATGGCAACAGCACGTTCACGCTCAAGCGCGATGCCTTCAAGTTCGCACGTCCGCCGCAGGGTGCGTTCACGCACGCAGCGATTGCCGACTACGACAATGACGGCCGTCTCGACGTCTACTTTTGCCTCTACATGTACTACCTCGGTCTGGAGCAATATAACTACCCAGTCCCTTACTACGACGCACGCAACGGTCCGCCCAATTACCTCTTCCGCAATCAGGGTGACGGCACCTTCATCGAAGCCACAGAGCCCGCAGGACTCAACGTCAGCAACAATCGCTACAGCTTCGCCTGCGCCTGGGGAGACTCAAACGGCAACGGACATCCTGATCTCTTCATCGCCAACGATTTCGGAAGCTCTCAGCTCTATCGCAACAATGGCGACGGTACCTTCAAAGACGTGTCGCAAGAGGCGCACGTAGAGAGTGTCGGAGCGGGCATGGGCTGCTGCTGGGCCGACTACGACAACGACGGTCGCCAGGACGTTTACGTTCCAAGCATGTGGGAAGCCGCTGGCCAGCGCGTATCCCAGCAGCGGCAGTTTCACCCCGATGCGCCAGCCAATATTCGTGAGTTATACCAGCGTCACGCGCGCGGGAATGCGCTCTACAGAAACCGTGGCGACGGCACATTCCTGAACGTTGGCCAATCCGCCGCGGTAGAGATGGGGCGTTGGTCCTGGTCTTCCGACTTCTGGGATTGGGATCACGACGGCTACAGCGACCTGTATGTTTCGAACGGGTATCTGACCTGCCCTCAAGCGGACGAGCTCGCTGGATTCTTCTGGCGTCAGATAGTGGCCAAGTCTCCCGAAGATACAACTCCTCTTCTGACCTACGAACGAGGCTGGAACGCCATCAACGAGCTGGTGCGGGCCGATCACACGTGGCACGGTCTGGCCCGCAATGTGGCTTTCGTCAACAATCGCGATGGCACCTTCACTGAAGCGTCCGGCACGCTGCAACTCGACTTCCGCGACGACGCGCGTGCCTTTGCTCTTTCCGATCTCGATCATGACGGCCGGCTCGAAGTCATCGTCAAGAACCGCACCGCGCCGCAAGTCCGCGTACTTCGCAACGACCTGAACCCCATCGGATCGTCAATCTCGTTCTGCCTGACCGGTACGCGCAGCAACCGCGATGCGATCGGCGCATCGATCTCGATCACCGCAGCGGGCACAACACAAACGAGGTACCTGCAGGCCGGCGCGGGATTCCTCTCGCAGCACACCAAGGAACTGTTCATCGGCCTCGGCGCGCAACAAGGCATGATCCAGGCTATGGTTCGATGGCCTTCGGGGTTGACGCAGACATTCTCCGAACTACCCGTTGGCCATCGCATCCACATCGAAGAAGGCAACTCCACGTTTCGTGCGGTTGCCCATGCCGCTCCGCGCACCGGTCAGAAAGCGAATGCCTCCGCTTCTGCGCGTGAACCTTTGCCGCTGCAATCGGAGACATGGCTCATCCAGCCGCTCAGGGCCCCCGCCTTCCAACTGCCAGATATCGACGGAGCCAATCATGCGCTCGACTCCTGGAGCGGGCGCCCCTTGCTGCTGACCTTCTGGTCGACAGAAGCCGCGCAGAGTCTCCGCCAACTCTCAGCCTTGAAGGCCGCGGCTCCGCTGCTCGAACGCAGTCACCTCAAAGTCGTCGCAATCAGCCTCGATGAACCTGCCCGAGTGCCCGAGGCGCGCAAGGAGGCGACTCAATTCCGTTCTTTCGCCACGGTGCTCTTCGCAACGCAGGACGTCTCCGGAATCTACAACATTCTTTATCGCCATCTCTTCGATCGCCGGCGCGACCTGCCCATTCCCGCGTCGTTCTTGATCGACAGCAAGGGAATGATCGTGAAGATCTATCAGGGCTTCGCCGAAGCACCGCGCATCGCCGACGACACCAACGCTATTCCCACGGACAGCCAGGCCCGTATGCGCGCCGCCCTACCGTTTTCAGGCATGCTCATACAGGATGCGTTTGAGCGCAACGACTTCACCTACGGCGTTGCACTCTACCAGCACGGGTTCCTCGATCAAGCAGACGAGTCGTTCCGCCAGGTCGTCGCTGCCAAGCCCGATAACGCCAACGCCTATTACAACCTCGGCACGCTTAATCTCCGACGAAACCGCCTCGCGGAAGCTAAGGGCTACCTGCAGAAGACAGTCGAACTGCGCCCCGCCTTTGCAGAGGCCTGGAACAATCTCGGCATGATCGCTGCGCAGCAAGGCGACGCAGATGAAGCCATTCGCGATTTCCAGCAATCCATCGCGATCAGGCCCGCTTACTTCACTGCGCATCTGAACCTCGGCAATCTCTATCGCCGGCAACGCGCCTTCGACAAGGCAGATGCATCGCTTTCGCGCGCACTCGCCATCCGTCCAGACGATCCTGAGATTCACTACAGCCTCGGCATGCTGTTCGCGCAGCAGGATGACTTCCAGCGCGCCGAACAATATCTCGAGCATGCCGTCGCATTGCGGCCCGACTATCCCGAGGCGCTCAACAACCTCGGCGTCCTCTACGTGCGCCGTCAGGATTACGCGAGAGCCGAAGACAAATTCCTCGCCGGGATCAAGGCGGCGCCCACCTTCGATCAGTCGTACCTGAACCTGGCGCGTCTCTACGCCAACCGCAACGACAAGCAGAAGGCGCGCGACGTGCTTCAGCAGTTGCTCCAGTTGCGGCCGGACGACGACAACGCAAGGCGAGCTTTGGAAGTGCTACAATGA
- a CDS encoding tetratricopeptide repeat protein: MSAATHLHIGIERMAPRIASKARSAIADRFTRQAGVLALLSLAALGFAQQKVDTSPYHSAETLLAEHRLAEARTEALEQLKTHPSVEGYNLLGIIQSNQQDYEAAIASFQQALRLSPRSTKTLNNLGNTYAAQKRLDLAESEFRTVLRMDPANADANYNLGVLLMMKGSAGAAIPHFERVHTTQSQFNLVRAYLQTQRAAEALRTADTLADAHKSEVQVQFSLGVLLASAQQYKTAQRLLDRAEALEPESFEILFNLGQVQVRAANNAAAEVTLTRALKIQPGNVEALHLLAQAYVGQSRPLDALDVLMQAHKIAPQNADIIFLMAQVTMSQNYYEDAIPLLESGLEIAPRRPDLLAALGESYFMAGKTEKAIEKFNALLEIDKTSRSYAFLGLSYRNLGRFDEAKTYFQQGLALDPHNSTCLFNLGFIAERQGDAAAAEKYFQQTLQYNPDYADALLELANLRTAAKRLPEAEELLRRYVKIAHDPGNGYYKLAMVERSLHEIEAANRDLNVFKTMSKNAQAGPYPFEHLFDYLDSRSQLATGARQQLDIAELNNEIQRHPNQPANLYMLAEAYLKAGKIPEARGTVQQLNALSASDYRTLNGVGVLLARYRLYDDAIQQFQSALQANSGSDEVKFNLANAYFQKHDYSHALEITSQISEAGRKDDAYLTLMGDIFAHLGDTAQAAGIFRDAIVRNPDNDQNYLSLALIDLRSNDVPAAQQTLAKGQSRIPASGKIYWGLGLTSALAGNVDQAASRFERAVDLLPEWPGAYSTLGVFYFQIGQIDKARDVLKRFKESNAGSSADISRIEQVLDQASPQANQESGVLSAQNKQQLLQFALSLADRTL; this comes from the coding sequence ATGAGCGCCGCAACACATCTACACATAGGTATCGAGAGGATGGCTCCCCGCATCGCCTCAAAAGCACGTTCCGCGATTGCAGATAGATTCACGCGTCAAGCCGGCGTTCTCGCGCTTCTGAGCCTTGCAGCGCTTGGTTTTGCGCAGCAGAAGGTCGACACATCTCCCTACCATTCAGCGGAGACACTTCTGGCCGAGCACAGGCTCGCCGAGGCGCGCACTGAGGCGCTCGAACAGTTGAAGACGCACCCCAGCGTTGAGGGTTACAACCTTCTCGGCATCATCCAATCGAACCAGCAGGATTATGAAGCGGCGATTGCCTCCTTCCAGCAGGCTCTGCGTCTCAGTCCGCGCTCGACCAAGACTCTCAACAACCTGGGCAACACCTACGCGGCACAGAAGCGCCTGGACCTGGCGGAGAGCGAGTTCCGCACTGTTCTTCGTATGGACCCCGCCAATGCCGATGCCAATTACAATCTCGGCGTTCTTTTGATGATGAAGGGCTCTGCCGGCGCGGCCATCCCGCATTTCGAGCGCGTTCATACGACGCAATCGCAGTTCAACCTGGTGCGAGCCTACCTGCAGACGCAACGAGCGGCAGAGGCTCTGCGCACTGCCGACACTCTCGCCGACGCTCACAAGAGTGAAGTCCAGGTGCAGTTTTCGCTGGGTGTTCTGCTGGCCTCTGCGCAACAATACAAAACCGCTCAGCGGCTGCTTGATCGGGCGGAGGCCCTAGAGCCAGAGAGTTTCGAGATCCTCTTCAATCTCGGCCAGGTGCAGGTCCGCGCCGCGAACAATGCCGCTGCCGAGGTCACGCTTACAAGGGCGCTCAAGATCCAGCCGGGAAACGTCGAGGCGCTCCACCTTCTTGCCCAGGCCTACGTCGGTCAATCGCGCCCGCTCGACGCATTGGATGTACTGATGCAGGCGCACAAGATAGCCCCGCAAAACGCCGACATCATCTTCCTCATGGCCCAAGTCACCATGTCGCAGAATTACTACGAGGATGCGATTCCGCTTCTCGAATCGGGCCTTGAGATCGCTCCACGCCGCCCCGATCTTCTCGCTGCGCTGGGCGAAAGCTACTTCATGGCGGGAAAGACCGAGAAGGCGATTGAGAAGTTCAACGCCTTGCTCGAAATCGACAAGACTTCGCGCTCCTATGCCTTTCTGGGCCTCTCCTATCGCAACCTCGGCCGCTTCGATGAAGCGAAGACCTACTTCCAGCAGGGTCTCGCGCTCGATCCGCACAACAGCACCTGCCTCTTCAATCTAGGGTTCATTGCCGAGCGCCAGGGCGACGCCGCTGCGGCAGAGAAATATTTTCAGCAGACCCTGCAATACAATCCTGATTACGCCGACGCACTACTAGAGCTCGCAAATTTGCGTACGGCTGCGAAGCGCCTGCCTGAAGCGGAAGAACTGCTTCGCCGTTATGTGAAGATCGCGCACGATCCGGGCAATGGCTACTACAAACTAGCCATGGTTGAGCGCAGCCTTCATGAAATTGAGGCCGCAAATCGCGACCTGAACGTGTTTAAGACGATGTCCAAGAACGCGCAGGCCGGACCATACCCGTTTGAACACCTCTTCGATTACCTCGACAGCCGTTCGCAACTAGCTACCGGCGCTCGTCAGCAACTCGACATTGCCGAGTTGAACAACGAGATTCAGCGTCATCCCAACCAGCCCGCTAACCTCTACATGCTTGCGGAAGCATATCTCAAAGCCGGCAAGATTCCAGAAGCGCGCGGGACCGTTCAGCAACTCAATGCGCTGAGCGCGAGTGATTATCGAACCCTGAACGGCGTTGGCGTGTTGCTGGCGCGTTATCGTCTGTATGACGACGCCATCCAACAATTCCAGTCCGCCCTTCAGGCGAACTCCGGCTCGGACGAGGTGAAATTCAATCTGGCCAACGCGTACTTTCAGAAGCACGATTACTCGCACGCCCTCGAGATCACCAGCCAGATATCCGAAGCCGGCCGCAAAGATGACGCATATCTCACGCTGATGGGCGACATCTTCGCGCATCTCGGCGACACAGCGCAGGCCGCCGGCATATTCCGCGATGCCATCGTGCGCAATCCCGACAACGATCAGAACTATCTTTCGCTCGCATTGATCGATTTGCGCTCCAACGATGTTCCAGCCGCCCAGCAGACGCTCGCCAAAGGACAGTCGCGCATTCCCGCTTCAGGCAAAATCTACTGGGGCCTCGGCCTCACCTCCGCTCTTGCCGGAAACGTTGATCAAGCCGCATCGCGTTTTGAGCGTGCTGTGGACCTCCTGCCCGAGTGGCCCGGCGCCTATTCCACACTCGGCGTCTTTTACTTCCAGATCGGCCAGATCGACAAGGCCCGCGATGTGTTGAAGCGCTTTAAGGAAAGCAATGCCGGCTCCAGTGCCGACATCAGCCGCATCGAACAGGTGCTCGATCAGGCCTCTCCACAAGCGAATCAGGAATCTGGTGTCTTGAGCGCGCAAAACAAACAACAGCTTCTTCAGTTCGCGCTCTCGCTCGCGGATAGGACACTATGA
- a CDS encoding CRTAC1 family protein, with the protein MNPALRSSALCALLTALVLQTPANLVFGQAAKSTKPAPPAAPASAVRFTDIRKSAGISFVQDSTQTDEKYYLETMGTGVAFLDYDQDGLMDIYFVQSGATEAYKPAQPLRSALYHNNGDGTFTDVTAKAGVAGEGHYGQGVAVGDFNNDGYPDLYVTGYGSAILYSNNGDGTFTDVTSHLGLADEGNWSTSAGWFDYDKDGYLDLVVTNYIEWSPKNNMWCGDRKPGYRSYCNPNNYRGQKTKLYHNNHDGTFTDVSDKSGVSAPESKGMGVLLADLNGDGWPDIAIANDTWPNFLFLNNHDGTFTDASLISGLAASEDGRYEAGMGIDAADVDGDGLLDIYITHLDFELNRIYHNNGDSTFTDATYSSGIGNKAILLSGVAAKFIDYDNDGWPDILQANGAMVDNVQLYHSLVSYKEPLLMFHNLGHGKFEKTSESLGPDFNRPMVGRGLATADFFNDGQVGIAVNCRGESPVILRNEGTANHWLEVLLIGDKSNRDGIGSVLKLTSDGVVQVDQAKGGTSYMSASDPRIHFGLGKRNKIESLQITWPSGRVDKLTSLPIDTIIAVKEGTGIVPHPFPKVKPR; encoded by the coding sequence ATGAATCCGGCGCTCCGCTCATCGGCGCTATGCGCCCTTCTCACTGCGCTTGTCCTACAAACGCCGGCTAATTTGGTCTTTGGGCAAGCGGCGAAGAGCACCAAGCCTGCCCCGCCGGCCGCGCCCGCTTCTGCAGTGCGATTCACTGACATTCGCAAGTCTGCCGGAATTAGCTTCGTGCAGGACTCGACGCAGACTGACGAGAAGTATTACCTCGAGACCATGGGCACCGGGGTGGCCTTTCTCGACTACGATCAGGACGGCCTCATGGACATATACTTCGTCCAGTCTGGCGCAACCGAAGCCTACAAGCCCGCGCAGCCCTTGCGCTCAGCGCTCTACCACAACAACGGTGACGGCACTTTCACAGATGTGACCGCCAAGGCGGGCGTAGCTGGTGAAGGACATTACGGCCAGGGCGTCGCGGTCGGTGATTTCAACAACGACGGCTATCCCGACCTCTACGTCACGGGCTACGGCAGCGCAATCCTGTATAGCAACAACGGCGACGGCACGTTCACTGATGTCACTTCGCACTTAGGCCTCGCCGATGAAGGCAATTGGTCTACAAGTGCCGGCTGGTTCGATTACGACAAAGACGGCTATCTCGATCTTGTCGTCACTAACTACATCGAATGGTCGCCTAAGAACAACATGTGGTGCGGAGACCGCAAGCCCGGCTACAGATCTTACTGCAACCCGAATAACTACCGCGGTCAGAAGACGAAGCTCTACCACAACAACCACGACGGCACATTCACAGATGTGAGTGACAAATCCGGTGTCAGCGCGCCCGAGTCGAAAGGTATGGGCGTGCTGCTCGCGGATCTGAATGGCGACGGCTGGCCCGACATCGCGATCGCGAATGACACATGGCCGAATTTCCTCTTCCTGAATAACCACGACGGCACGTTCACTGATGCATCGCTGATCTCGGGACTCGCAGCCAGCGAAGATGGCCGCTACGAAGCCGGAATGGGGATCGACGCCGCCGACGTGGATGGCGACGGTCTCCTCGACATCTACATCACCCACCTCGACTTTGAATTGAATCGCATTTATCACAACAACGGAGACAGCACTTTCACTGACGCGACTTACAGCTCGGGCATCGGCAACAAAGCCATTCTGCTAAGTGGCGTCGCGGCAAAGTTCATCGACTACGACAACGATGGCTGGCCCGACATTCTCCAGGCCAACGGAGCCATGGTCGACAACGTGCAGCTCTATCACAGCCTTGTGAGTTACAAAGAACCGCTGCTGATGTTCCACAACCTGGGCCACGGCAAGTTCGAGAAAACGTCCGAGTCTCTTGGTCCCGACTTCAACCGTCCCATGGTCGGCCGCGGTCTCGCTACGGCCGACTTCTTCAATGACGGCCAGGTTGGAATAGCCGTCAATTGCCGAGGAGAGTCGCCCGTGATTCTGCGCAATGAGGGCACAGCCAACCATTGGCTTGAAGTGCTCCTCATCGGCGACAAATCCAATCGCGACGGCATCGGTTCGGTGCTCAAGCTCACCTCCGATGGCGTGGTGCAGGTCGACCAGGCCAAAGGCGGCACCAGCTACATGTCGGCCAGCGATCCCCGCATTCACTTCGGCCTTGGCAAGCGCAACAAGATCGAGTCGCTTCAGATCACGTGGCCCAGCGGCCGCGTCGACAAACTCACCAGCCTTCCCATCGACACCATCATCGCGGTAAAAGAGGGGACCGGCATCGTTCCGCATCCCTTCCCGAAGGTGAAACCGCGATGA
- a CDS encoding CRTAC1 family protein, producing MIIPRRRFLGSSSFLLGASLLERLTTPVWKLGAAAQVKPAVASTPASPVQFIDVAEHAGLTVPNVWGGVEHKRIIIETKGSGIAFFDYDNDGWLDIYLTNGSRLDAHWAPGAAPTTHLFKNNRDGTFTDVTEKSGLGRSGWQTGVCVGDYDNDGWDDLFCTFWGHNILFHNNGNGTFTDVTKKAGLTQSKGRWGTGCSFVDYDRDGHLDLFVCNFVRLDPDNPPSIDNASFCQWKGVPTMCGPRGLPGDTNILYRNNGDGTFTDVSEKAGILKPGPRYSITSVCCDFDNDGWPDIYVAVDSMPSILYQNNHDGTFTDIAVIAGCAYNADGHEQAGMGLAVADYDCDGWFDIFKTNFADDTSNLYHNNGDGTFSDLSFNSGVGINSTYVAWGCGFIDYDNDGWTDIVQINGHVYPEIDKYNFGETFKNPRLVYKNLGNGNFKDVSASMGPGVTARFSSRGAAFGDYDNDGAVDMLILNMNEPPSLLHNVGGNKQNWIKLKLIGTKCNRTAIGARARVFTGKHIQIAEVQSGASVMSQNDLRLHFGIGSSTVVDAIEVKWPTTQKVERFEKVKPNQILTIREGEGIIAAHPPA from the coding sequence ATGATCATTCCTCGTCGCCGCTTCCTCGGGTCCAGCTCATTCCTGCTCGGCGCCTCATTGCTCGAAAGGCTCACCACGCCCGTGTGGAAACTCGGCGCAGCGGCGCAGGTTAAGCCTGCCGTCGCATCCACGCCCGCATCGCCCGTGCAGTTCATCGACGTCGCTGAACACGCCGGACTCACGGTACCCAATGTCTGGGGAGGCGTTGAACACAAGCGCATCATCATTGAGACCAAGGGCAGCGGCATAGCCTTCTTTGATTACGACAACGACGGCTGGCTCGACATCTACCTCACAAACGGCAGCCGTCTCGACGCGCACTGGGCTCCCGGAGCCGCACCCACCACCCACCTGTTCAAGAACAATCGCGACGGAACGTTCACGGACGTGACCGAGAAATCAGGCCTCGGCCGCAGCGGCTGGCAGACGGGCGTCTGTGTCGGCGACTACGACAACGACGGCTGGGACGACCTCTTCTGCACCTTCTGGGGCCACAACATCCTGTTCCATAACAACGGCAACGGCACCTTCACTGACGTCACAAAGAAGGCCGGCCTCACGCAGAGCAAAGGCCGCTGGGGGACAGGTTGCAGCTTCGTCGACTACGATCGCGACGGACACCTCGATCTCTTCGTTTGCAACTTCGTCAGGCTCGACCCTGATAACCCGCCGTCGATCGATAACGCAAGCTTCTGCCAATGGAAAGGCGTGCCCACCATGTGCGGCCCGCGCGGGCTCCCCGGCGACACCAACATCCTCTACCGCAACAATGGAGACGGCACCTTCACGGATGTTTCGGAGAAGGCCGGCATCCTTAAGCCCGGCCCGCGCTACTCCATCACATCCGTGTGTTGCGACTTCGACAACGATGGCTGGCCCGATATCTACGTCGCTGTCGATTCCATGCCCAGCATCCTCTATCAGAACAATCACGACGGCACGTTCACTGATATCGCAGTCATCGCGGGATGCGCCTACAACGCTGATGGCCACGAGCAGGCCGGCATGGGCCTCGCTGTTGCTGACTACGATTGCGATGGCTGGTTCGACATCTTCAAAACCAACTTCGCAGACGACACCAGCAATCTCTACCACAACAACGGCGACGGCACATTCAGCGATCTCTCCTTCAACTCCGGAGTCGGCATCAACAGCACCTACGTCGCATGGGGCTGCGGCTTCATCGATTACGATAACGATGGCTGGACCGACATCGTGCAGATCAACGGCCACGTCTATCCTGAAATCGACAAGTACAACTTCGGCGAGACCTTCAAAAATCCGCGCCTCGTCTACAAGAACCTCGGCAACGGAAATTTCAAAGACGTCTCCGCGTCCATGGGTCCGGGCGTCACCGCGCGCTTCTCAAGCCGCGGCGCCGCCTTCGGCGACTACGACAACGACGGCGCCGTCGACATGCTCATTCTCAACATGAACGAGCCTCCCTCGCTGCTTCATAACGTAGGTGGAAACAAGCAGAACTGGATCAAGCTGAAGCTCATCGGCACAAAGTGCAATCGCACTGCCATTGGCGCACGCGCGCGCGTATTCACAGGCAAGCACATCCAGATCGCCGAAGTGCAGAGCGGCGCCAGCGTCATGTCGCAGAACGATCTGCGGCTTCACTTCGGGATTGGCTCCAGCACTGTTGTCGACGCGATCGAAGTTAAGTGGCCCACCACGCAGAAGGTGGAACGATTCGAGAAAGTGAAGCCGAACCAGATCCTCACCATTCGTGAAGGGGAAGGCATCATCGCCGCGCATCCGCCGGCATAG